A genomic region of Solanum dulcamara chromosome 2, daSolDulc1.2, whole genome shotgun sequence contains the following coding sequences:
- the LOC129880901 gene encoding tubulin-folding cofactor C — MNWGGKKVKKVFSGAAAISLIIFIFGQVELRTKHCATSSSMEESDNPPNTAAAAAAASDSPLQRKRAAMIERLSNSHQSRLARKPDSESNSTFISTSSFLSRFSESKNSIESTLSRILHTPDPHSNPTLKSELENVSISIADLEKLVAENSFSLPSYEVRTCLKTITDLKQFVEQVTREVIPRKKFSFKNKSTKKITTQNISEVPNVESKNSVLRVLDSPGFRGRENEVIVKEFDRGNDEEIREFVLSDLKDCDVRLIGSVRALFVHKLIDCKVYVGPVFGSVLIEEVTNCVFVMASHQIRIHKAKRCDFYLRVRSRPIIEDSDGVRFSPYCLKYDGIERDLEEANLGEETGNWLNVDDFKWLRAVQSPNWSILPENERLGTVDISNQEPKI, encoded by the coding sequence ATGAATTGGGGggggaaaaaagttaaaaaagtTTTTTCCGGCGCAGCAGCAATTAGCCTTATAATTTTCATTTTCGGTCAAGTGGAGCTCCGAACAAAGCACTGTGCAACTTCTtcatctatggaagaatccgaCAATCCCCCGAATACCGCCGCTGCAGCCGCGGCGGCGTCGGATTCCCCTCTCCAACGGAAGCGTGCGGCGATGATCGAACGCCTTTCAAACTCACACCAATCCCGTTTAGCTCGCAAACCCGATTCGGAATCGAACTCCACATTCATCTCCACAAGTTCCTTTCTTTCTCGTTTCTCCGAATCCAAAAACTCCATTGAATCCACGCTCTCTCGCATACTTCATACACCCGACCCGCATTCCAACCCGACTCTTAAATCCGAACTCGAAAACGTCTCAATATCCATCGCGGATCTCGAAAAACTCGTCGCTGAAAACTCCTTTTCCCTACCATCCTACGAAGTCCGTACATGCCTCAAAACAATAACCGATCTAAAACAATTCGTCGAACAGGTTACACGCGAAGTAATCCCAAGGAAGAAATTCTCTTTCAAGAACAAATCAACGAAGAAAATCACAACGCAAAACATATCAGAAGTCCCAAATGTGGAATCAAAGAATTCAGTGTTAAGGGTTTTGGATTCGCCAGGGTTTAGGGGCAGAGAAAATGAGGTTATAGTGAAGGAATTCGATAGGGGTAATGATGAAGAGATTAGAGAATTTGTTTTATCGGATTTAAAGGATTGTGATGTGAGATTAATTGGGAGTGTGAGGGCATTGTTTGTGCATAAACTGATTGATTGTAAGGTATATGTTGGACCTGTTTTTGGGTCAGTGTTGATTGAAGAAGTAACGAATTGTGTGTTCGTTATGGCTTCGCATCAGATTCGGATTCATAAAGCTAAAAGATGTGATTTTTATCTTCGCGTGAGGAGTAGGCCAATAATTGAGGATAGTGATGGTGTAAGGTTTTCACCGTATTGCTTAAAGTATGATGGGATTGAGAGGGATCTTGAGGAAGCTAATCTTGGTGAAGAGACGGGGAATTGGTTGAATGTGGATGATTTTAAGTGGTTAAGGGCAGTGCAGTCTCCAAATTGGTCAATTTTGCCGGAAAATGAACGCCTTGGCACAGTCGATATTTCAAATCAAGAACCAAAAATTTGA